From the Desulfonispora thiosulfatigenes DSM 11270 genome, one window contains:
- the fabZ gene encoding 3-hydroxyacyl-ACP dehydratase FabZ, with the protein MLDINQIKEILPHRYPFLLVDRIIELDPGKKVIGIKNVSANEEFFNGHFPNFPVMPGVLIVEALAQTGAVGVLCMEEYKGKLVLFAGIDKVRFKRQVVPGDQLRLEIEVTKLRGKVGKCDAKAFVGEELAVQGELMFVIAEES; encoded by the coding sequence ATGTTAGATATAAATCAAATAAAAGAAATCCTACCACATAGATACCCATTTCTCTTAGTAGATAGAATAATCGAACTAGACCCGGGCAAAAAAGTAATCGGGATTAAAAATGTCAGTGCTAATGAAGAATTTTTCAATGGGCACTTTCCAAATTTCCCAGTAATGCCAGGGGTTTTAATTGTCGAAGCTCTAGCTCAAACTGGAGCCGTGGGTGTATTATGCATGGAAGAATATAAAGGGAAATTAGTTTTATTTGCAGGTATCGACAAAGTCCGTTTTAAAAGACAAGTCGTACCGGGAGATCAATTAAGACTTGAAATCGAAGTAACAAAGTTAAGAGGCAAAGTAGGTAAATGTGATGCCAAAGCATTTGTCGGCGAAGAATTAGCAGTACAGGGTGAATTAATGTTTGTAATTGCAGAGGAGTCTTAA
- a CDS encoding efflux RND transporter periplasmic adaptor subunit has product MQKKNQSVTKKNLAIILLLISSLIFSIGCEKKEEIKEVVEEETTKIPVETVAVKQGNFNKALVLSGVTKAKDEVSVIPKTMGMEKIIELHIKEGDKVSAGQTIAVLDHRSTDVQMNSAQIAYEDAQKNYERNKVLFESGALPQINLEQSETALRNAENNLNAQNLNFDNSIVTTPISGTVTQLIAKKGGMASGQTPIAVVTDLSTIEVKTNINEMQINKVKLGHKVRMYIPALGGKPLTGTIVTINPLIDEKAKAYPVTIHISNTDGKIKSGMYTEIELITDSISKGIIIPAQAIITRENESKVFVVRDNKAVAVKVELGLSNGDETIITKGLKVGEQVITYGNEDVVNGDEVVVTKRGDK; this is encoded by the coding sequence ATGCAAAAAAAGAATCAATCCGTGACTAAAAAGAATCTAGCTATTATTCTTCTGCTTATTTCTAGCTTAATTTTTTCCATAGGTTGTGAGAAAAAAGAGGAAATAAAAGAAGTGGTAGAGGAAGAAACGACTAAAATCCCCGTGGAAACGGTAGCAGTAAAGCAAGGTAATTTTAATAAAGCATTGGTTTTAAGCGGTGTAACCAAGGCCAAGGATGAAGTATCAGTAATCCCTAAAACAATGGGGATGGAAAAGATTATTGAACTTCATATTAAAGAAGGGGACAAGGTGTCAGCAGGTCAAACTATTGCTGTATTAGATCATAGGTCTACTGATGTGCAAATGAATTCAGCGCAAATTGCGTATGAAGATGCCCAAAAAAATTATGAGCGTAATAAGGTGCTTTTTGAAAGTGGAGCTTTACCTCAAATAAATTTAGAACAAAGTGAAACCGCTTTAAGAAATGCAGAGAATAATCTAAATGCTCAAAATCTTAATTTTGATAACTCGATTGTGACAACTCCAATTAGTGGCACAGTTACTCAGCTTATCGCGAAAAAGGGTGGCATGGCTAGCGGACAAACTCCAATAGCTGTAGTTACGGATTTATCTACTATAGAAGTAAAAACAAATATCAATGAAATGCAAATAAATAAAGTAAAATTGGGTCACAAGGTGAGAATGTATATTCCAGCCTTAGGGGGAAAGCCCTTAACAGGAACTATTGTGACAATTAACCCATTAATTGATGAAAAAGCCAAAGCTTATCCTGTAACTATTCATATTTCGAACACAGATGGCAAAATTAAATCTGGAATGTATACAGAAATTGAATTAATCACAGATAGCATTAGTAAGGGAATTATTATCCCAGCGCAAGCAATTATTACCCGGGAAAATGAAAGCAAAGTTTTTGTAGTGAGGGATAATAAAGCAGTAGCTGTAAAGGTAGAATTAGGATTATCAAATGGAGATGAAACTATTATCACTAAAGGCCTTAAGGTTGGGGAGCAAGTAATCACATATGGTAATGAAGACGTGGTGAATGGTGATGAAGTAGTTGTCACTAAACGAGGTGATAAATAA
- a CDS encoding DUF5693 family protein, with protein sequence MKSKGYIKVVAYLFIALSIISSLYILNQRVTNERNNKNVEMIVSSSELSSLAQANDIELESLVAKLKERGITGVLEKEISLGDLRRTGKIKYYQGEELKTAPDYSYLAGDIPLSDANLFITLNEPKLNKQIIDHLTAKFKGIKVYNGEINVIAVPINIPNSDKEKEKIYENIDSYGVGFDTEELTELANLDLMIVPQIRDWKGVNDKSLQFVADEIKSIPNLSFILFNDEKVPGYPTKIQYLGELLKNEQGIPIAPIGDVEFFNQKGITNLATYLNKDAVRVHSISSGEMATKSPRELIERFELAVSERNIRTLFVRFFGMENPAEALETNLTYLQNIKENLQHAGFTIEKAESYPSMVYYQWMILIIGLGVLGGAALILLELNLSFLALIKIVLGALVWGALYYKSPILARKLMALASVMVFPILAFLKVMKEERRNLVASIFALLKLSAISFLGALFMVGLLSDKLFMLKLDQFIGVKLAHIIPLVVIPALLFSRKNSLSKAKELLDKALTYKVIIVSAIGILFLVIYVIRTGNVGENMVSGLEIQIREGLREILGVRPRTKEFLIGHPLTLLLLYYGLNKKNWLLIIPAVIGQVSLVNTYAHIHTPFLISAIRSLNGLWIGIIIGFILIIMWKWFSKYLTTHK encoded by the coding sequence TTGAAATCTAAAGGGTACATCAAGGTTGTAGCTTATTTATTTATTGCTTTGTCGATTATTTCTTCTCTCTATATATTAAATCAAAGAGTTACCAATGAAAGAAACAATAAAAATGTAGAGATGATTGTCAGTTCTTCTGAGCTTAGTTCACTAGCTCAGGCAAATGATATAGAACTAGAATCTTTAGTCGCAAAGCTAAAAGAACGTGGTATCACTGGTGTTTTAGAAAAAGAAATTAGTTTAGGTGACCTTCGTAGAACAGGTAAAATCAAATATTATCAAGGTGAAGAATTAAAAACAGCACCAGATTATAGTTACTTAGCTGGGGACATTCCTTTAAGCGATGCTAATCTTTTTATTACTTTAAATGAGCCTAAATTAAATAAACAAATAATTGATCATTTAACAGCAAAATTTAAAGGGATAAAGGTATATAATGGGGAAATTAATGTTATTGCTGTACCGATTAATATTCCTAATTCTGACAAGGAAAAAGAAAAAATCTATGAAAATATTGACTCTTATGGTGTTGGCTTTGATACAGAAGAATTAACTGAATTAGCCAACCTAGATTTAATGATTGTTCCACAAATTAGGGACTGGAAAGGTGTCAATGACAAGTCTTTACAATTTGTTGCAGATGAAATAAAATCCATTCCTAATTTAAGCTTTATTCTTTTTAACGATGAAAAGGTACCCGGTTACCCGACAAAAATTCAGTACCTAGGAGAATTATTAAAAAATGAGCAAGGCATTCCGATTGCACCCATTGGTGATGTGGAGTTTTTCAACCAAAAAGGGATCACTAATTTAGCTACTTACTTAAATAAAGATGCAGTAAGAGTTCATTCTATTAGCTCAGGCGAAATGGCTACCAAAAGTCCACGTGAACTCATTGAACGCTTTGAACTAGCAGTTAGCGAAAGAAATATTAGAACTTTATTTGTCCGCTTTTTTGGCATGGAAAATCCAGCTGAAGCTTTAGAGACAAATTTGACTTACTTACAAAATATAAAAGAAAACTTACAACACGCTGGCTTTACCATTGAAAAGGCAGAGAGCTACCCTTCTATGGTATATTACCAATGGATGATCCTAATCATTGGACTAGGAGTTCTAGGAGGCGCAGCTTTAATCTTATTAGAACTTAATCTGTCCTTCTTAGCATTAATAAAAATAGTTTTAGGAGCACTAGTATGGGGTGCGCTGTACTATAAATCCCCAATTTTAGCCCGAAAATTAATGGCTTTAGCAAGTGTCATGGTGTTCCCAATTTTAGCATTTTTAAAAGTAATGAAAGAAGAACGCAGAAACCTAGTAGCAAGTATTTTTGCTCTTTTAAAATTATCAGCAATCAGCTTTTTAGGAGCCCTATTTATGGTAGGGTTATTATCAGATAAACTATTTATGTTAAAACTTGACCAGTTTATAGGAGTTAAATTAGCCCATATTATTCCATTAGTGGTTATTCCAGCCTTACTTTTTAGCCGGAAAAATAGTTTAAGTAAAGCAAAAGAGTTACTGGATAAAGCACTTACTTACAAGGTTATTATTGTCTCAGCTATCGGTATTTTATTCCTGGTAATTTATGTAATTAGGACAGGTAATGTCGGAGAAAATATGGTCTCAGGGCTTGAAATCCAGATTAGAGAAGGCTTACGGGAGATTTTAGGAGTCAGACCAAGGACAAAAGAATTTTTAATAGGCCACCCTTTAACCTTATTATTACTGTATTATGGATTAAACAAAAAGAATTGGCTATTAATAATTCCAGCAGTAATTGGACAAGTTTCCCTTGTAAACACCTATGCACATATTCACACACCGTTTTTAATTTCCGCAATCCGTTCTTTAAATGGATTATGGATAGGAATTATAATCGGGTTTATACTAATAATAATGTGGAAATGGTTTAGTAAATATTTAACCACACATAAATAA
- a CDS encoding Wzz/FepE/Etk N-terminal domain-containing protein yields MEEQEISLRELIEILLKNKKMIMTITLASVLLTALVSLFVLKPSYEAEAKLIVADLNANSINGNISVMLSDPKGDIIGEEQIKGIIDSVSNQSRLNLQSYMEQIKNPEILTSVIKDLSLNEDKYTIN; encoded by the coding sequence GTGGAAGAACAAGAAATATCACTACGAGAACTAATCGAGATCTTATTAAAAAACAAGAAGATGATTATGACAATTACCTTAGCAAGCGTTTTACTAACTGCCTTAGTTAGTCTTTTTGTTTTAAAGCCAAGCTATGAAGCAGAGGCTAAATTAATTGTGGCAGACCTTAATGCTAATTCTATAAATGGAAATATTAGTGTTATGCTCTCTGATCCTAAAGGAGATATAATTGGAGAAGAGCAAATTAAAGGAATAATTGACTCTGTATCTAATCAATCACGTCTAAATTTACAAAGTTATATGGAACAAATAAAAAATCCAGAAATCTTAACTAGTGTAATCAAAGATCTATCCTTAAATGAAGATAAATATACTATCAATTAA
- a CDS encoding efflux RND transporter permease subunit, translating to MKLSDLSVRRPVLIFMIVLAILMLGAVSMTQLAIDLFPEMDVPVALTIVEYDGVGPEEMEKLVTKPLEEQLSTINGVKTVRSQSTLGSSVVITEFNWGTDMDNNTIKMREKVDFIKAYLPEDVSEPMIFKMDLNMFPIMMLGVTGDGDLAQVKQTVENKIKPRLERIAGVASVDVSGGKTREIQVEVSPYMLQAYGLSIQDISNIIRGENNNFSVGSVEQGKKDYLVRVKGEFKEIKEIEEILIPLKTGETIALKNLAQIKNTYEEQKSYSLLNGQPSISLNIQKQSDANTVKVSDAVQEELETLKNELPGNIKIEMAMDQAEFIRKSIDGVKQNGYIGALLAVVVLFLFLRSVRSTLIVGTAIPISIIATFILIYFSGLTLNMMSLGGLALGIGMMVDSAIVILENIYRYREEGYSRFEAAKLGASEVGSAVVASTITTICVFLPIVYVEGIASQIFRPLALTVTFSLIASLLVALSLVPMLSSKLLVVDIKKEKPKNIFQKIGGLWVKFLDGLDNFYSMNLKWAINHKFIVIVVTIAGLVGSAFLIPKVGMEFMPAQDNGMFTVQAKLPNSTVLGETSKIATQVEASIAEIKEVDSIFMSVGSGGGMATGNFGSGSNMISITGNLVPLTERTRSVQDIMDEIREKNKNLAGVALSVTAEGGSMGSGSPIDITIKGHDLDVLKNLEEQFAQKIETVEGTREITTSLEEGVPELTVNLDREKASLYGITSSQLSGAIRMGLQGATSSKYRTGGDEINIKVFLPEKDRGRIDDLNRLMVSSPMGVNVPVEEIATLKYETGPTTISRVDQSRTVSITGDIAGRDLKSVTEDIQKAVKEIPLPSGYQVEFGGSNKDMIESFTSLGLALIMAIFLVYMVLAAQFEALLYPFIIMFSLPPTLIGVVGGLLLTGKTFSVISFIGVIMLAGIVVNNAIVLVDYIGVLRSRGMEKTEAILKAGPTRLRPILMTTLTTVLALLPQALGIGEGSEVSAPMAIVVVFGLSFSTIITLILIPVVYSILDSFAQKIKNFFTRIITGDKNTEAM from the coding sequence ATGAAGTTATCGGATTTATCCGTTAGAAGACCTGTCTTAATATTCATGATTGTCCTAGCAATTTTAATGCTAGGGGCAGTGTCTATGACGCAGCTTGCAATAGACCTTTTTCCAGAAATGGATGTGCCTGTTGCCTTGACCATTGTAGAGTATGATGGCGTGGGGCCAGAGGAAATGGAAAAACTCGTAACCAAGCCCTTAGAGGAACAATTATCCACAATTAATGGTGTAAAAACAGTTAGATCTCAAAGTACGCTCGGAAGTTCTGTTGTTATTACAGAATTTAACTGGGGTACTGATATGGATAATAATACAATCAAAATGCGGGAAAAGGTTGATTTCATCAAAGCATACTTACCAGAGGATGTAAGTGAGCCGATGATTTTTAAAATGGATTTAAATATGTTCCCGATTATGATGCTAGGTGTAACAGGTGATGGAGATCTCGCCCAAGTAAAACAAACAGTAGAAAACAAAATTAAACCTCGCTTAGAAAGAATTGCAGGGGTAGCCTCTGTTGATGTATCAGGAGGAAAAACGAGGGAAATTCAGGTAGAAGTATCCCCTTATATGTTACAGGCTTATGGCCTTAGTATTCAGGATATTTCTAATATTATCAGAGGAGAAAATAACAACTTTTCTGTAGGTAGTGTCGAACAAGGTAAAAAAGATTATCTTGTAAGGGTAAAGGGAGAATTTAAAGAGATCAAGGAAATAGAAGAAATCTTAATCCCTTTAAAAACGGGTGAAACCATTGCACTTAAGAATTTAGCGCAAATCAAAAATACCTATGAAGAACAAAAGAGTTATTCGCTCTTAAATGGACAGCCTAGTATTTCTTTAAATATTCAAAAGCAAAGTGATGCCAATACGGTAAAGGTATCCGATGCTGTTCAAGAGGAATTGGAAACTTTAAAGAATGAATTACCAGGTAATATTAAAATAGAAATGGCAATGGATCAGGCTGAATTTATTAGAAAATCCATTGACGGAGTAAAGCAAAATGGTTATATTGGTGCCCTTCTTGCTGTAGTTGTACTATTCTTATTTTTAAGAAGTGTTAGAAGTACTTTAATAGTTGGAACAGCAATTCCAATTTCTATTATTGCGACTTTTATCTTAATTTATTTTTCGGGCTTAACCTTAAACATGATGTCTCTTGGAGGATTAGCCTTAGGTATTGGTATGATGGTGGACAGTGCGATTGTAATATTAGAAAATATCTACCGTTATCGTGAAGAAGGTTATAGCAGATTTGAAGCAGCTAAACTAGGAGCTTCCGAGGTTGGTTCAGCGGTGGTAGCTTCTACGATTACAACAATTTGTGTATTTTTACCGATAGTTTATGTAGAAGGTATAGCGTCGCAAATCTTTAGGCCTTTAGCTTTAACCGTAACATTTTCTTTAATTGCTTCTTTATTAGTAGCACTGAGTCTAGTGCCGATGTTGTCATCTAAGCTTTTAGTAGTTGATATTAAAAAAGAAAAACCTAAAAATATCTTCCAAAAGATTGGAGGATTATGGGTTAAGTTTTTAGATGGCTTGGATAATTTTTATAGTATGAATTTAAAATGGGCTATTAATCATAAGTTTATCGTTATAGTAGTGACAATTGCCGGGCTTGTGGGTAGTGCCTTTTTGATTCCTAAAGTGGGAATGGAGTTTATGCCGGCTCAAGATAATGGCATGTTTACTGTACAGGCAAAATTACCCAATAGCACAGTTTTAGGAGAAACATCTAAAATTGCCACACAGGTGGAAGCAAGTATTGCTGAAATTAAAGAAGTTGATTCTATCTTTATGAGTGTAGGTAGTGGTGGTGGAATGGCTACCGGAAACTTTGGCTCTGGAAGTAATATGATTAGTATTACAGGTAATTTAGTACCTTTAACAGAAAGAACTAGAAGTGTCCAAGATATTATGGATGAAATTAGAGAAAAGAATAAAAACCTTGCTGGAGTAGCCCTTTCCGTAACTGCTGAAGGTGGTTCCATGGGCTCTGGTTCTCCGATTGATATTACAATTAAAGGGCATGATCTAGATGTCTTAAAGAATTTAGAAGAACAATTTGCACAAAAAATTGAAACCGTAGAAGGAACTAGAGAAATAACAACTAGCTTAGAAGAAGGCGTGCCAGAATTAACGGTAAATTTAGATCGAGAAAAAGCAAGTTTATATGGCATTACTTCAAGTCAATTATCTGGGGCAATTCGGATGGGGCTACAAGGTGCGACAAGTTCTAAATATCGTACCGGTGGCGATGAAATAAATATTAAAGTATTTTTACCAGAAAAAGACAGAGGTAGAATTGATGATTTAAATAGACTGATGGTTTCATCCCCGATGGGTGTGAATGTGCCAGTTGAGGAAATAGCTACTTTAAAATATGAAACAGGACCAACAACAATTTCCAGGGTAGATCAATCAAGAACCGTTTCAATAACTGGAGATATTGCAGGCAGAGACTTAAAAAGTGTAACTGAAGATATTCAAAAAGCAGTAAAAGAAATTCCCCTGCCATCAGGTTATCAAGTAGAATTTGGTGGTTCAAATAAGGACATGATTGAGTCTTTTACTAGCTTAGGACTTGCTTTAATCATGGCAATATTTTTAGTTTACATGGTCTTAGCAGCTCAGTTTGAAGCATTATTATATCCTTTCATCATTATGTTTAGCTTACCACCAACTTTAATTGGGGTAGTGGGAGGATTATTATTAACAGGTAAAACATTTAGTGTAATTTCCTTTATCGGGGTAATTATGCTGGCCGGTATCGTAGTAAATAATGCCATCGTGCTTGTGGATTATATCGGTGTATTACGTAGTCGTGGCATGGAAAAAACAGAAGCAATTTTAAAAGCTGGTCCAACTCGTTTAAGACCAATTTTAATGACTACTCTAACTACAGTACTTGCCCTTTTACCTCAAGCCCTAGGAATAGGTGAAGGTTCAGAAGTTTCAGCACCTATGGCGATAGTAGTTGTCTTTGGTCTTAGTTTTTCAACTATCATTACCTTAATTTTAATCCCAGTAGTGTATTCGATCTTAGATTCATTTGCGCAAAAGATCAAAAACTTCTTTACAAGAATTATTACTGGTGATAAGAATACAGAGGCGATGTAA
- a CDS encoding MraY family glycosyltransferase: MNLVLMIIGAFFITYMLVPQVAKLAFKIGAIDKPNHRKVHSKIMPRLGGLAIYLGFTVMVLLTQELTSQIIGLILGSSIIVAIGVLDDVKDISPKIKLLGQILAALVLALFGVDVDFITHPIFGNTFSLGYFSLPVTIFWVVGITNAVNLIDGLDGLAGGVSTIAALILAAIGFMHGELVMASLALILAASTIGFLRYNFFPATIFMGDSGSMFLGFNLAAFSMMGLTKSITVISVFVPILIIGIPIFDTLFAIVRRFINNQPIFKADKEHLHHCLLNKGLSHKQTVLTIYGINIFLGVVGILLSKMTTNQGMLILAFVSLFILWGAQKIGVMGKRKTTEQLREKVAEK; encoded by the coding sequence ATGAATTTGGTGCTAATGATAATAGGGGCGTTTTTTATCACTTATATGCTTGTACCCCAAGTGGCCAAACTAGCCTTTAAAATAGGGGCCATTGACAAGCCAAATCACCGAAAAGTACATAGCAAAATAATGCCGCGCTTAGGTGGTTTAGCTATTTATTTAGGGTTTACGGTTATGGTTTTATTAACGCAAGAATTAACAAGTCAAATTATAGGCTTAATCCTTGGTAGCTCTATCATTGTGGCTATCGGTGTTTTAGATGATGTAAAAGATATTTCACCTAAAATCAAATTACTAGGGCAAATCCTAGCAGCCTTAGTCCTTGCTTTATTTGGGGTCGATGTGGATTTTATTACTCACCCGATTTTTGGTAATACATTTTCCTTGGGTTACTTTAGTTTGCCAGTGACCATATTTTGGGTAGTAGGAATTACTAATGCAGTTAATTTAATTGATGGATTAGATGGATTAGCTGGTGGAGTTTCAACTATTGCCGCATTAATTCTAGCTGCTATTGGATTTATGCATGGAGAATTAGTCATGGCAAGCCTGGCTTTAATTTTAGCAGCTTCCACCATAGGCTTTTTACGCTATAACTTTTTCCCAGCAACTATTTTCATGGGCGATAGTGGATCAATGTTTTTAGGATTTAACCTAGCAGCATTTTCTATGATGGGCTTAACTAAAAGTATAACGGTAATTTCCGTATTTGTACCTATTTTAATAATCGGAATACCTATCTTTGATACATTATTTGCGATAGTGCGTAGATTTATTAATAATCAGCCAATTTTTAAAGCAGATAAAGAACATTTACACCATTGCCTGTTGAATAAAGGATTAAGTCATAAACAAACAGTGCTTACAATCTATGGAATTAATATTTTCTTAGGCGTGGTGGGAATTTTATTAAGTAAAATGACCACTAATCAAGGAATGTTAATCTTGGCCTTTGTTTCTTTATTTATTCTTTGGGGAGCCCAAAAAATCGGCGTCATGGGTAAAAGAAAGACCACTGAACAACTGAGAGAAAAGGTTGCCGAAAAATAA
- a CDS encoding TetR/AcrR family transcriptional regulator: MCEKTKSQIIIEAAYEVFGNKGFQKARMEEIAEKAGVGKGTLYEYFKSKKDLYEEMYRWYIEKYFNSLGQNLDSQNTATDKIRIIIKNHLYHLHKAKNLFMRLEADHSCNMDLSPKIKVQLHNIYHNNFNEIKVIIETGINEGEFRNLDSSLAANFLLSSIAGMGHSMMFLNISYQPEEIADKILDLFINGMKG, translated from the coding sequence ATGTGTGAAAAAACTAAAAGCCAAATTATCATCGAAGCTGCTTATGAGGTTTTTGGGAATAAAGGATTTCAAAAGGCAAGGATGGAAGAAATAGCTGAAAAAGCAGGTGTCGGCAAAGGCACCCTTTATGAATATTTTAAAAGTAAAAAAGACTTATATGAAGAAATGTACAGATGGTACATTGAAAAATATTTTAATAGTCTTGGTCAAAATCTAGATAGTCAAAATACGGCTACAGATAAAATTAGAATAATCATCAAGAATCATCTTTATCATCTGCATAAAGCTAAGAATTTATTCATGAGGCTGGAAGCGGACCATAGTTGTAATATGGATTTAAGTCCTAAGATAAAAGTCCAGTTGCATAATATTTATCATAATAATTTTAATGAGATAAAGGTAATAATTGAAACTGGGATTAATGAAGGCGAATTTAGAAATTTGGATTCTAGCCTTGCTGCCAATTTCTTGTTAAGTTCAATTGCTGGAATGGGCCATTCCATGATGTTTTTAAATATTTCGTATCAGCCAGAAGAGATAGCAGATAAGATATTAGACCTATTTATTAATGGGATGAAAGGTTAA
- a CDS encoding polysaccharide pyruvyl transferase family protein codes for MKKVILSGYYGFNNAGDEAVLYSIIAALRGLDENLEITVLSNNPEHTIKAYQVKAINRWKVKEIYPAIKEADLVISGGGSLLQDVTSKKWYFILFGHNRNS; via the coding sequence ATGAAAAAAGTAATCCTAAGCGGATATTATGGGTTTAACAATGCTGGAGATGAAGCCGTATTGTATTCCATAATTGCAGCTTTACGGGGTTTAGATGAAAATTTAGAAATAACCGTTTTATCAAATAATCCAGAACATACCATTAAAGCCTATCAAGTTAAAGCAATTAATCGTTGGAAAGTAAAGGAAATATATCCGGCAATAAAGGAAGCAGACCTTGTAATTAGCGGAGGTGGCAGCCTTTTACAGGATGTGACCAGCAAAAAATGGTATTTTATATTATTTGGGCATAATAGGAATAGCTAA
- a CDS encoding polysaccharide pyruvyl transferase family protein, with amino-acid sequence MRKKILIYSQGIGPVTDKRNRLLTGIILNKVAAITVRDTESKKDLEDMKIKQEIILAADPVLGNEAEEIDENIGQELLELANVDINKKLLAVSLREWPVERENYEAIARTCDHFAAEGWEIIFLPMHFPDDISAGREVLKEMKEEAVLLKQNYSPYETLCILKKCDLIVSMRLHALIMGAVVQKPIVAISYDPKIDSFMQSLGFYDILQINNLKENKLTGQIQTAWDQKDTIISDLKVKSRELKIRALIPAEKAQELLKDNLLSKAKQ; translated from the coding sequence TTGCGCAAAAAAATATTAATTTATTCTCAAGGCATAGGACCGGTAACAGACAAAAGAAATCGCCTCTTAACAGGAATAATTTTAAATAAAGTAGCAGCGATTACTGTTAGAGATACAGAATCAAAAAAAGACCTTGAGGACATGAAAATTAAACAGGAAATAATTCTAGCTGCAGACCCTGTTCTGGGAAATGAAGCCGAAGAAATAGATGAAAATATCGGACAGGAACTTTTAGAACTAGCAAACGTCGATATTAATAAGAAGCTTTTGGCTGTTTCCTTGAGAGAATGGCCAGTCGAAAGGGAAAATTACGAAGCTATCGCGCGTACTTGTGATCACTTTGCTGCCGAGGGCTGGGAAATAATATTCTTGCCAATGCACTTTCCAGACGACATCAGCGCAGGACGAGAAGTGCTAAAAGAAATGAAAGAAGAAGCCGTACTCTTAAAGCAAAATTATTCTCCTTATGAAACATTATGTATTTTAAAAAAATGCGACCTAATTGTCAGCATGAGATTACACGCTCTAATCATGGGAGCCGTAGTCCAAAAGCCCATAGTGGCCATATCCTACGACCCGAAAATAGATAGTTTCATGCAAAGTTTGGGATTTTATGATATATTACAGATAAATAACTTAAAAGAAAATAAATTAACAGGGCAAATACAAACCGCCTGGGATCAAAAAGATACCATTATCAGCGACTTAAAAGTCAAAAGCAGGGAACTAAAAATAAGGGCGCTGATTCCAGCCGAGAAGGCGCAAGAACTACTTAAAGACAATTTATTATCAAAAGCGAAGCAATAG
- a CDS encoding SH3 domain-containing protein, with protein sequence MRPKLIVPALILTLLAGIYIGHSKINEQSQEVFSFNFLTSAFKETQTANKVAAMTNINDQILILKAEVGLLKEELSRATGKQIASITPDILEKMENQVNEEPISEDPANVKPTNEKPVNEEPVKKEPAKKPVTENKKPPEDIKEIPIEEIKQKPQKAQIIQKNTYVNMRSGPSEKYDIITKIYPDQEFSIVTKQNSWYQIKLQDGKTGWVASWIVKVKSE encoded by the coding sequence ATGAGACCTAAATTAATTGTTCCAGCACTTATTTTGACCTTGCTTGCCGGTATTTATATTGGACACTCAAAGATTAATGAACAGTCCCAAGAAGTATTTAGTTTTAACTTTTTGACATCTGCCTTTAAAGAAACACAAACAGCTAATAAAGTGGCAGCCATGACCAATATTAACGATCAAATTTTAATCTTAAAAGCAGAAGTAGGACTTTTAAAAGAAGAATTAAGTAGGGCTACTGGCAAACAAATTGCTAGTATTACTCCAGATATATTAGAAAAGATGGAAAATCAGGTTAACGAAGAACCAATATCAGAGGATCCAGCTAATGTAAAGCCAACAAACGAAAAACCCGTAAATGAAGAGCCTGTAAAAAAAGAACCAGCTAAAAAACCTGTAACTGAAAATAAAAAGCCACCTGAGGATATAAAAGAAATTCCGATCGAAGAAATAAAACAAAAACCTCAGAAAGCTCAGATTATTCAAAAGAACACCTATGTTAATATGCGTTCAGGACCTAGCGAAAAATATGATATAATTACAAAAATCTATCCAGATCAAGAATTTAGCATCGTGACTAAACAAAATAGCTGGTATCAAATTAAATTGCAAGACGGGAAAACTGGCTGGGTAGCTAGTTGGATTGTTAAAGTGAAGAGTGAGTAA